The proteins below are encoded in one region of Apium graveolens cultivar Ventura chromosome 4, ASM990537v1, whole genome shotgun sequence:
- the LOC141721470 gene encoding soyasapogenol B glucuronide galactosyltransferase-like, producing MSNSRPLEIYMLPFLSPGHMIPLSEIGQLFSSAAQNVTILTTPHNAASLTKISNSPNFRIQTFSFPAKQVGLPDGLENFLSATDIPTATKLYTAVTLLQADLESFMLSSPPDVIISDMFFPWTADFALKIGVPRIVFHATFIFAQTLKNAVREPDSPHHSVESDYEPFVIPNLPHKITMTRAQLPDYVRTPNGYTQLMEQWREAELKSYGIVVNNFSEFESEYTAFYKDIMGGKIKIFHVGPTSLTQSSSNDKANRVHKTVIAETECLSWLNKKAPNSVIYVCFGSACKFPDTQLMEIACALESCGYDFIWAVLGKDDEKDEDMIKWIPSDFNQNVIKTKRGLIIKGWAPQVLILDHPSVGGFLSHCGGNSVIESVSCGVPIATWPLYAEHFYLEKMLTQVYGIGVEVGVEDWNLWVDCGKKIIRREKIEKALRKLMDGEDEMVKEMRRKIKELGELAKKAVQVGGSSHKNLMVLIEELKQIRDQKS from the coding sequence ATGAGCAACTCACGTCCTCTAGAGATATACATGCTCCCCTTCCTCTCCCCCGGCCACATGATTCCGCTTTCTGAAATCGGCCAACTCTTCTCCTCCGCTGCCCAAAACGTCACCATACTTACCACTCCTCACAATGCTGCTTCTCTTACAAAAATAAGCAACTCACCCAATTTCCGCATCCAAACATTTTCCTTCCCTGCTAAACAAGTTGGCCTTCCGGATGGCCTCGAAAACTTTTTATCTGCCACCGACATTCCCACTGCCACTAAACTTTACACCGCTGTGACTCTACTTCAAGCGGATCTCGAAAGTTTCATGCTATCCAGCCCTCCTGATGTTATTATTTCCGATATGTTTTTTCCATGGACTGCCGATTTTGCTCTTAAAATCGGCGTTCCAAGGATCGTGTTTCATGCGACGTTCATCTTTGCACAGACGCTGAAAAACGCTGTTCGTGAACCCGATTCACCGCATCATAGTGTTGAATCGGATTACGAACCTTTTGTTATTCCGAATCTCCCTCATAAGATTACGATGACGCGGGCACAACTTCCGGACTATGTACGAACACCAAACGGGTACACTCAGCTGATGGAACAGTGGAGAGAGGCCGAGTTGAAGAGTTACGGAATCGTTGTTAATAACTTTTCCGAGTTCGAGTCGGAATACACTGCTTTCTATAAAGATATTATGGGAggaaaaatcaaaatatttcACGTCGGCCCAACATCTTTGACACAGTCGAGCAGCAATGACAAGGCAAATAGAGTGCATAAAACTGTCATCGCTGAAACTGAGTGCCTGAGTTGGCTCAATAAGAAAGCACCCAACTCGGTGATTTATGTTTGTTTTGGTAGTGCATGCAAATTCCCTGATACGCAGCTCATGGAAATAGCGTGTGCGCTAGAATCGTGTGGCTACGATTTTATATGGGCGGTACTCGGTAAGGATGACGAGAAAGATGAGGACATGATTAAATGGATACCGTCCGATTTTAATCAAAATGTGATCAAAACCAAGAGGGGCCTGATCATCAAAGGATGGGCTCCACAAGTTTTGATCTTAGACCATCCATCAGTAGGTGGGTTTTTGAGTCATTGTGGTGGCAACTCGGTGATTGAATCAGTGAGTTGTGGGGTACCAATTGCAACATGGCCATTGTATGCTGAACATTTTTATCTTGAGAAAATGTTAACGCAGGTGTATGGGATTGGAGTGGAAGTTGGTGTAGAGGATTGGAACTTATGGGTTGATTGTGGTAAGAAAATTATCAGAAGAGAGAAAATAGAGAAGGCTTTGAGGAAGTTGATGGACGGTGAGGATGAAATGGTGAAGGAGATGAGGAGGAAAATAAAAGAGCTTGGAGAGTTGGCCAAGAAGGCTGTTCAAGTAGGTGGATCTTCTCACAAGAATTTGATGGTGTTGATTGAAGAGCTCAAGCAAATCCGAGACCAGAAA
- the LOC141721469 gene encoding putative arabinosyltransferase ARAD1, with the protein MAGGRTYGNPRFRSQILISTLSLLSISLLFIFFSPFSSPKSLPNLSQSLSLNPNVDYSFLSSLHKFLSSKPHRSRDDSVKSQATESDVRKLDDMMWRREMETLYEHSVNSVVRVYVYEMPNKFTYDMLELFWSTYKETVNLTSNGSPVHRLIEQHSIDYWLWADLIAPESQRLLKNVVRVYRQEDADLFYIPFFTTISYFLLEKQQCKSLYREALKWVTDQPAWNRSGGRDHILPVHHPWSFKSVRKYMKNAIWLLPDMDSTGNWYKPGQVSLEKDLILPYVANLDLCDAKCLSEMESKRSTLLYFRGRLKRNAGGKIRAKLVAELNRAENVVIEEGTAGEVGKAAAQHGMRGSVFCLSPAGDTPSSARLFDAIVSGCIPVIISDELELPFEGILDYRKIAVFVSSNDAVQPGWLLTYLRSFSAAQLKEMRMNLAKYSRHFLYSHPAQPLGPEDLAWRMLSGKLVNIKLHTRRSQRVVKESRSMCSCDCRPANFTSLRPLS; encoded by the exons ATGGCAGGTGGAAGAACGTACGGAAACCCTAGATTCAGATCTCAAATCCTAATCTCCACTCTCTCTCTCCTCTCCATCTCTCTCCTCTTCATCTTCTTCTCTCCCTTCTCCTCCCCCAAATCTCTCCCAaatctctctcaatctctctctctcaacCCTAACGTCGACTACTCCTTTCTCTCCTCTCTCCACAAATTCCTCTCCTCCAAACCTCACCGATCTCGAGACGATTCCGTTAAAAGTCAAGCTACCGAAAGCGATGTGAGAAAATTAGATGACATGATGTGGAGAAGAGAGATGGAGACACTATATGAGCATTCGGTTAATTCGGTTGTTAGAGTTTATGTTTACGAAATGCCGAATAAGTTTACGTATGATATGCTTGAATTGTTTTGGAGTACGTATAAGGAGACGGTTAATTTGACTTCTAATGGTAGTCCTGTCCATCGACTTATCGAACAG CATTCTATTGACTACTGGTTGTGGGCAGATCTGATTGCTCCGGAATCACAAAGGCTTTTAAAGAATGTTGTTAGGGTTTATAGGCAGGAGGATGCGGATCTGTTTTACATTCCTTTCTTCACAACAATCAGTTACTTCTTGTTGGAGAAACAGCAATGCAAGTCCCTTTATAGG GAAGCTTTGAAATGGGTAACAGACCAGCCAGCGTGGAATCGGTCTGGAGGTAGAGATCACATACTTCCAGTTCACCATCCTTGGTCTTTCAAGTCTGTTCGCAAATATATGAAGAATGCTATTTGGCTGCTACCAGACATGGACTCCACCGGTAATTG GTACAAGCCTGGACAAGTTTCGCTTGAAAAGGACCTTATACTTCCTTATGTTGCCAATCTCGATTTATGTGATGCCAAATGTTTATCAGAAATGGAATCGAAGAGAAGCACACTCCTATACTTTCGTGGGAGGCTTAAAAGAAATGCT GGAGGTAAGATACGTGCCAAGCTTGTTGCAGAACTAAATCGTGCTGAGAATGTTGTGATTGAGGAAGGAACTGCAGGAGAGGTAGGGAAAGCAGCAGCACAGCATGGTATGCGCGG GTCTGTTTTTTGCCTAAGTCCAGCCGGTGATACTCCATCATCTGCTAGATTATTTGATGCAATAGTCAGTGGATGCATCCCtgttatcataagtgatgaacTGGAACTTCCTTTCGAAGGCATACTTGATTATCGGAAG ATAGCCGTATTTGTTTCTTCGAACGATGCCGTGCAACCAGGGTGGCTTCTAACTTATCTTAGAAGTTTTAGTGCTGCTCAACTCAAAGAAATGCGAATGAACTTGGCAAAG TACTCGAGGCATTTTTTATATTCTCATCCAGCTCAACCATTGGGCCCAGAAGACTTGGCCTGGAGAATG TTGTCAGGTAAGCTGGTAAATATCAAGCTCCATACTCGGAGGTCACAACGAGTGGTGAAAGAATCCAGAAGCATGTGTTCTTGCGATTGCAGACCTGCCAACTTTACCAGCCTAAGACCCTTGTCttga